In Numenius arquata chromosome 3, bNumArq3.hap1.1, whole genome shotgun sequence, one genomic interval encodes:
- the FRZB gene encoding secreted frizzled-related protein 3: MWRGLAVLALAGLLVLGRAPAGRSAACEPVRIPLCKPLPWNMTKMPNHLHHSTQANAVLAMEQFEGLLGTNCSPDLLFFLCAMYAPICTIDFQHEPIKPCKSVCERARAGCEPVLIRYRHAWPESLACDELPLYDRGVCISPEAIVTAEGADFPMDSNNGNCRGAGIERCKCKPIKATQKTYLRNNYNYVIRAKVKEVKTKCHDVTAVVEVKEILKSSLVNIPKDTVNLHTNSGCLCPPLSANEEYIIMGYEDEERSRLLLVEGSIAEKWKDRLGKKVKRWDQKLRHLGKAKGEPGHSDAAPKPGRPSSARQARS; encoded by the exons ATGTGGCGGGGGCTGGCGGTGCTGGCCCTGGCcgggctgctggtgctggggcgGGCGCCGGCGGGTCGGTCGGCGGCCTGCGAGCCGGTGCGCATCCCGCTGTGCAAGCCGCTGCCTTGGAACATGACCAAGATGCCGAACCACCTGCACCACAGCACGCAGGCCAACGCCGTGCTGGCCATGGAGCAGTTCGAGGGGCTGCTGGGCACCAACTGCAGCCCcgacctcctcttcttcctctgcgcCATGTACGCGCCCATCTGCACCATCGACTTCCAGCACGAGCCCATCAAGCCCTGCAAGTCCGTCTGCGAGCGCGCCCGGGCCGGCTGCGAGCCCGTCCTCATCCGATACCGCCACGCCTGGCCCGAGAGCCTGGCCTGCGACGAGCTGCCCCTCTACGACCGCGGCGTCTGCATCTCCCCCGAGGCCATCGTCACCGCCGAGGGCGCCG ATTTCCCTATGGATTCTAATAATGGCAACTGTAGAGGCGCCGGCATCG AGCGCTGCAAATGCAAGCCTATAAAAGCCACCCAGAAGACCTATCTACGCAACAATTATAACTACG TCATTCGGGCTAAAGTGAAGGAGGTGAAGACTAAATGTCATGATGTCACTGCGGTAGTGGAAGTAAAGGAGATCCTGAAATCTTCCCTGGTGAATATCCCAAAGGACACTGTAAACCTTCACACAAACTCTGGCTGCCTGTGCCCACCACTTAGTGCCAACGAAGAGTACATCATTATGGGCTACGAAGACGAGGAGCGTTCCAG GTTACTCTTGGTGGAAGGCTCCATAGCCGAGAAGTGGAAGGATCGTCTTGGTAAAAAAGTAAAG CGCTGGGATCAGAAACTCCGCCACCTTGGGAAGGCGAAGGGAGAGCCTGGACACAGCGACGCGGCTCCGAAGCCTGGCAGACCCAGCAGTGCCCGACAAGCACGTAGTTAG